Proteins encoded by one window of Desulfovibrio ferrophilus:
- a CDS encoding DJ-1/PfpI family protein has product MAVKKILMLVGDFVEDYEVMVPFQMLTMVGHEVHAVCPDKKAGDQVATAIHDFEGHQTYTEKPGHNFTLNADFGAVDPANYDALVVPGGRAPEYIRLNARVIEIVKAFDEADKPIAAVCHGQQVLVAAGIVDGRSCTAYPAVRPDIERAGGCWIDHNETFSNAVVDGNLVTGPAWPAHPEWMRKFLEVLGSIIKP; this is encoded by the coding sequence ATGGCAGTCAAAAAGATTCTGATGCTGGTTGGCGATTTTGTGGAAGACTACGAGGTCATGGTTCCATTCCAGATGCTGACCATGGTCGGTCATGAGGTGCATGCCGTGTGTCCGGACAAAAAGGCCGGGGATCAGGTGGCCACCGCTATCCATGATTTCGAAGGCCACCAGACCTACACTGAAAAACCCGGTCATAATTTTACTCTCAATGCGGACTTCGGCGCCGTTGACCCGGCGAACTACGATGCTCTTGTGGTCCCCGGTGGTCGTGCCCCGGAATATATCCGTCTGAACGCAAGGGTGATCGAGATCGTCAAGGCCTTTGACGAGGCGGACAAGCCCATTGCTGCCGTGTGCCATGGCCAGCAGGTGTTGGTGGCCGCCGGAATCGTGGATGGCAGAAGTTGCACTGCCTATCCCGCCGTGCGCCCTGATATCGAGCGCGCAGGTGGCTGCTGGATCGATCACAACGAAACCTTCAGCAATGCGGTGGTGGACGGCAATCTCGTGACCGGTCCGGCCTGGCCTGCTCATCCTGAATGGATGCGTAAGTTTCTGGAGGTGCTGGGTTCCATCATCAAACCGTAG
- the prxU gene encoding thioredoxin-dependent peroxiredoxin (Most members of this family contain a selenocysteine.) translates to MPAKKKEEAVGCARPTGGPVGEAPSEEAAAAAAPAATSPSMTMKLGHKAPDFAAPAYHKGKFTSVKLSDYLGKWVVLCFYPGDFTFVUATEISAVAEKYPEFQKLGVEVLSVSVDSVFVHKMWDDHELSKMVKGGVPFPMVSDGGGKVGSVYGCYAPEAGVENRGRYLIDPDGVVQGYEVLTPPVGRNVSETFRQIQAFQLVRKGKGKHATPSGWFPGKDTLKPGPDLVGNVWKVWKTKQAFE, encoded by the coding sequence ATGCCTGCCAAGAAAAAAGAAGAAGCCGTGGGTTGCGCCCGCCCAACCGGCGGCCCGGTCGGCGAAGCACCCAGCGAGGAAGCAGCCGCCGCTGCGGCACCTGCCGCCACGTCGCCGTCCATGACCATGAAACTGGGGCACAAGGCCCCGGACTTTGCAGCCCCGGCCTATCACAAGGGCAAGTTCACCAGCGTCAAACTGTCCGACTATCTGGGCAAGTGGGTGGTGTTGTGCTTCTATCCGGGTGACTTCACCTTTGTTTGAGCCACTGAAATCTCGGCGGTCGCCGAGAAGTATCCCGAATTCCAGAAGCTGGGCGTGGAAGTCCTCTCCGTCAGCGTGGACTCGGTCTTTGTGCACAAGATGTGGGACGACCACGAGTTGTCCAAGATGGTCAAGGGTGGCGTGCCCTTCCCCATGGTCTCCGACGGTGGTGGCAAGGTCGGCTCCGTTTACGGCTGCTACGCCCCTGAAGCGGGCGTGGAGAACCGTGGCCGCTATCTGATCGACCCCGATGGTGTGGTCCAGGGCTACGAAGTCCTGACCCCGCCGGTGGGCCGCAACGTGAGCGAGACCTTCCGCCAGATTCAAGCCTTCCAGCTGGTGCGCAAGGGCAAAGGCAAACACGCGACGCCTTCGGGCTGGTTCCCGGGCAAGGACACCCTGAAACCCGGGCCGGACCTTGTGGGTAATGTCTGGAAGGTCTGGAAGACCAAGCAGGCTTTTGAATAG